One Fuerstiella marisgermanici DNA window includes the following coding sequences:
- a CDS encoding leucine-rich repeat domain-containing protein, which yields MSVATSTIQGPVPEPSRPQSASHSTGRRVGIATLVFAMAGTSAATYLLTTTERDIDRSIKAAKVLEDQSRVMELVNEVNDGKTPALISSQMTDEGLTMISSGVRLVDLEIGNSQVSDRGVAHLAALSSLRNVVLTRSLITDEAIDTITELPSLESLILNQTDITNAGVAKLQNHATLRELRLRKTPVGNESADAISSIKELRMLGLSFTRMGDKGVQKLATLQNLEDLRLAGTAITDASMPTLARLTAIRRLNLEDTEITDAGLAELNQLQDLKEIWLSRTHVSADGIKNLASLPNLRSLSISGIQDEAAMFELLKKDHGSLTALYVSQGICDEATMAELEKQDNALNIRVVDNHFRGVDNE from the coding sequence ATGTCTGTTGCAACTTCAACGATCCAAGGCCCTGTGCCGGAGCCCTCCCGGCCGCAATCGGCCTCCCATTCTACGGGGCGCCGCGTCGGAATTGCCACGCTGGTCTTCGCGATGGCCGGAACGTCGGCCGCAACTTACCTGCTGACAACGACCGAAAGAGACATCGACCGCAGCATCAAGGCCGCCAAGGTGCTCGAAGACCAGTCGCGAGTCATGGAACTGGTCAATGAGGTGAATGATGGAAAGACCCCGGCGCTGATTTCATCTCAGATGACGGATGAGGGGCTGACGATGATTTCTTCAGGCGTGCGACTGGTCGACCTTGAGATCGGTAATTCTCAGGTGTCCGACCGCGGTGTTGCTCATCTCGCCGCACTCAGCTCGCTACGTAACGTAGTGCTCACACGTTCACTGATCACCGACGAAGCGATCGACACAATCACGGAGCTACCGTCGCTGGAGTCACTGATCCTAAACCAAACCGATATCACGAATGCAGGAGTGGCCAAGCTGCAGAATCACGCCACGCTCCGTGAGCTGCGGCTTCGGAAAACGCCTGTTGGAAATGAGTCAGCGGATGCAATCAGTTCGATTAAAGAACTAAGAATGCTGGGCCTGTCGTTCACTCGAATGGGAGACAAAGGCGTTCAAAAGCTGGCAACGCTTCAGAATCTGGAAGACCTGCGACTGGCCGGCACCGCAATCACGGACGCCTCGATGCCAACCCTCGCCAGGCTTACCGCCATACGTCGACTCAACCTTGAGGACACCGAGATCACTGATGCGGGGTTGGCTGAACTGAATCAGCTGCAGGACCTGAAGGAAATCTGGCTGTCACGCACTCACGTCTCCGCCGACGGAATCAAGAACCTCGCTTCGCTACCCAATCTACGGAGCTTGTCAATTTCCGGCATTCAGGACGAAGCGGCCATGTTCGAATTGTTGAAGAAAGACCACGGCAGCCTCACCGCGCTGTATGTGTCGCAAGGTATCTGTGATGAAGCTACCATGGCGGAACTGGAAAAGCAGGACAATGCGTTGAATATCCGAGTGGTCGACAATCACTTTCGTGGAGTCGATAACGAGTAG
- a CDS encoding right-handed parallel beta-helix repeat-containing protein, with the protein MPKWNRRSFLGTAAIAFSGGVPRLFADGRPPVTNARATDGDERFEPDWDERLTIKVGTKSGDLVGTSDKVIQAAVDYAARLGGGTVELLPGTFTLRNAIYLPSKIRLRGSGDDTIITRGASEAIALSADSDWYDQEITLAKPGGFQVGDGVTLTAKNADNGSNIVIKRTLVAKSGNRFKLDNGLRKNVWLTGMPQCSSLFPLLTSEYTSDVVIENLTLDGNRANCTNLNGNYGGCIFLQDCNRYTMRKVTARNYNGDGISFQICHDVVVEDCHSHDNTDLGVHPGSGSQRPLIRKNKLDRNSQGLFWCWGVKYGLAEGNRIDGNRRYGISIGHCDTDNVMRNNVVTNSGEIGILFRDDSRGADFWANRNLVENNRIVNSGGDNGVAIDITGKTTDSRILNNEIVEDRAPLNRIGIRIGADVGKVTLADNKVSGVSSNVQDNRTAS; encoded by the coding sequence ATGCCGAAATGGAATCGACGAAGCTTTCTCGGAACCGCTGCGATTGCGTTCAGTGGCGGTGTGCCCCGCCTTTTCGCCGACGGTCGCCCACCCGTTACGAACGCTCGAGCCACCGACGGCGACGAACGCTTCGAACCTGACTGGGACGAACGCCTGACCATCAAAGTCGGCACGAAGTCCGGCGATCTGGTCGGCACGAGCGACAAGGTCATCCAGGCTGCGGTCGATTATGCAGCTCGGCTTGGCGGAGGAACGGTCGAACTCTTGCCCGGGACATTCACGCTGCGAAACGCCATTTACCTGCCGTCGAAAATTCGACTTCGTGGCAGCGGCGACGACACAATTATTACGCGAGGAGCGTCTGAGGCGATTGCGTTGTCGGCCGATTCGGACTGGTATGATCAGGAGATCACTCTGGCGAAACCTGGCGGATTTCAGGTTGGCGACGGAGTGACACTCACTGCAAAGAATGCAGACAATGGCAGCAACATCGTCATCAAGCGAACGTTGGTGGCAAAGTCCGGAAATCGCTTCAAACTCGACAACGGCCTGCGCAAAAATGTGTGGCTGACCGGAATGCCGCAATGCTCGTCTCTGTTTCCGCTACTCACCAGTGAATACACGTCCGACGTCGTGATCGAAAACCTCACGCTGGACGGCAATCGAGCCAACTGCACGAACCTGAACGGCAACTACGGTGGCTGCATTTTTCTGCAGGACTGCAATCGCTACACGATGCGAAAAGTGACGGCTCGAAACTACAACGGCGACGGCATCAGCTTTCAGATTTGTCATGACGTCGTCGTTGAAGACTGCCACAGTCACGACAATACCGATCTGGGAGTTCACCCCGGTTCGGGTTCGCAGCGACCGCTGATCCGGAAGAACAAACTGGACCGAAATAGCCAGGGCCTATTCTGGTGCTGGGGGGTGAAGTACGGGCTGGCAGAAGGCAACCGCATCGACGGAAATCGAAGGTACGGCATTTCGATCGGCCACTGCGATACCGACAACGTGATGAGAAACAACGTGGTGACGAATAGCGGTGAAATCGGCATTCTGTTTCGCGACGACAGCCGCGGTGCCGACTTCTGGGCGAATCGCAACCTCGTTGAAAACAATCGCATCGTGAACAGCGGCGGCGACAATGGAGTCGCCATCGACATCACCGGAAAAACGACGGACTCACGCATCCTCAACAATGAAATCGTGGAAGACCGTGCTCCTTTAAATCGCATCGGAATCCGCATTGGCGCGGACGTCGGGAAAGTTACGCTGGCCGATAACAAAGTGAGCGGCGTCAGCAGCAACGTGCAGGACAACCGCACGGCTTCATAG
- a CDS encoding serine/threonine-protein kinase, with protein sequence MTDPTYRIKTDGGLSKQYTLQRLLEKHAAGVVEDSVECTPDDGQTWAQLGSLLMSAVVDSATLQTSKQVVATADESEIAPEVAIIKPAIPDSESASIAQSETSVDMVSDTFDDDDSEQRKSRRLKRLPAGSGAGKLSRLKTSRDLRKSTDLISKPEDLIGVSLANGRYKVIDKLGKGSMAYVLRASDSRLLTDVVVKVPKPEKMTDDDIRERFRRESQLLVQLTHPHVVKVLDVGEYCELPYVVMQLLSGGTLTDLIKKGSEKSIGMEPDLLKSWLREVARALDFCYRKGMVHRDVKPANILFDEDGNAYVSDFGLTKIMYGDHDNIDPSDTASGVVLGTPNYISPEVVLGKTYDGRADQYSLGITVYHALFGKAPMQGDNATATMINQTQKNLQLLSDIRSDVPRELALAVRKSIEKKPENRFDSCEEFAEAVLEGLRAPLGQTAVPVADFSNESGGTRAASSGSTRSSQSSVRRNSKPRRNRSSRSGQARPRRAANPDMEWLDIADERLEADPLPPRRGAAKSASSAKKKSSKASDSNTQIFGQSVHPALVVVLAVGLCALLLSVVVQWAMSEGDPEPAYTQNTANTGASADLSAEYNEYAARTGTPAELANDGAAKQPENQSRSGNGKNGKKKAGDTKPPAKVAESPAPKPQANNPGSDPVVAMSAPIGEANSTANPASSDSSSPTGMSDASKSTSVLKPTVDALSAGDTPPNTVLTIPFEPGDQITTGPPGCPVIIVGNRVWDTNAKIVISTLEGERVNGAFTAVSSDGSLFAAADKLPNQQNTNIDVWDTQTGKKKFTAPGESGRYSDAILLSSKTLNVGGRWSDELLTWDTSNGNQRKALKLPSARVTPGNTTINHTGEFIAAVANNRLIVITTAGGKLVGQMQTPANRPASSLRKVIESRKRDDGNELVYASLQSLSFSADNMELAGIATHPEPRLLCWNNRGELVVDGRISFHNPDVDAGVLSWFADGEAWLIGDDVLHRSSGRIVATADATRNHRVHLYDNDHLMGVFADAPTKLCVRKIPWEAINQSLSIISNSEAGWISPGRAVSVEVLLKDSGEEVRKTIREAIAARLSSDGLRVEDQKQAAVFQLTDDDQDGAPTLSLVVTGSSDPVWSTTLDTMMALGELWQDANESTRKSMLADLETQIGGLTTPYFVPKDALATALPVVLN encoded by the coding sequence ATGACGGATCCAACTTACAGAATCAAGACGGACGGAGGTCTGTCGAAACAGTACACGTTACAGCGGCTGCTGGAAAAGCACGCGGCCGGCGTTGTGGAAGACTCCGTCGAATGCACGCCTGATGACGGCCAAACCTGGGCTCAGCTGGGTAGCCTGCTGATGTCGGCGGTAGTTGATAGCGCAACTTTGCAAACTTCCAAACAGGTTGTTGCAACGGCCGACGAGTCAGAAATTGCGCCGGAAGTTGCCATCATCAAGCCAGCCATACCGGATTCAGAATCAGCATCGATTGCTCAGTCCGAAACATCCGTCGACATGGTCAGCGACACCTTCGACGATGACGATTCAGAACAGCGCAAGAGCCGTCGCCTGAAGAGATTGCCGGCGGGCAGCGGTGCCGGCAAACTATCGCGGCTGAAAACCTCACGCGACTTGCGGAAGTCGACAGATCTGATTTCGAAGCCGGAAGATCTGATCGGCGTTTCACTGGCGAACGGTCGCTACAAAGTAATCGACAAGCTCGGCAAAGGCAGCATGGCCTACGTGCTGCGAGCGTCGGATAGTCGCCTCTTAACCGACGTGGTGGTGAAGGTTCCCAAGCCGGAAAAGATGACGGACGACGATATCCGCGAACGGTTTCGTCGGGAAAGCCAGTTGCTGGTCCAGTTGACTCATCCCCACGTGGTCAAGGTCCTGGATGTTGGCGAATACTGTGAATTGCCCTACGTTGTGATGCAGTTGCTGTCGGGCGGCACACTAACGGATCTGATCAAGAAGGGATCCGAAAAAAGCATCGGCATGGAACCTGATCTGCTGAAGTCATGGCTGCGGGAAGTGGCTCGCGCATTGGACTTCTGTTACCGCAAGGGAATGGTGCATCGCGATGTGAAGCCTGCCAACATTCTGTTTGACGAAGACGGCAACGCGTACGTTAGCGACTTTGGTCTGACCAAAATCATGTACGGCGATCACGACAACATCGATCCGTCGGACACGGCATCCGGAGTTGTTCTGGGAACACCGAACTACATTTCGCCGGAAGTTGTACTGGGCAAAACCTACGACGGTCGAGCCGATCAATATTCTCTGGGCATCACGGTCTACCATGCGTTGTTCGGCAAGGCACCGATGCAGGGTGACAACGCCACGGCAACAATGATCAACCAGACGCAGAAGAACCTCCAGCTGTTGTCAGACATTCGGTCTGATGTGCCGCGAGAACTGGCGTTGGCGGTTCGCAAGAGTATCGAAAAGAAGCCGGAAAACCGCTTCGACAGTTGCGAGGAATTTGCAGAAGCCGTGCTGGAAGGATTGCGTGCGCCGCTGGGTCAGACGGCTGTCCCTGTTGCTGATTTCAGCAACGAATCGGGAGGCACACGAGCCGCTTCGTCCGGTTCGACTCGGTCATCTCAAAGTTCTGTGCGGCGCAACTCAAAGCCACGCCGCAACCGTTCTTCGCGCAGCGGCCAGGCTCGTCCGCGGCGAGCAGCGAATCCGGATATGGAATGGTTGGACATCGCAGACGAACGGCTGGAAGCCGATCCGTTGCCGCCGCGTAGAGGCGCGGCGAAAAGTGCGAGTTCGGCGAAGAAGAAGTCTTCAAAAGCGAGTGACAGCAATACTCAGATCTTCGGCCAGAGCGTTCACCCCGCATTGGTTGTCGTGCTGGCAGTGGGACTGTGTGCGTTGTTGCTAAGCGTCGTAGTGCAATGGGCGATGTCCGAAGGGGACCCCGAGCCCGCTTATACTCAGAACACGGCGAATACGGGCGCTTCCGCCGATTTGTCCGCTGAGTACAACGAATACGCGGCGAGAACCGGCACTCCCGCTGAACTTGCAAATGATGGCGCAGCAAAGCAACCCGAAAACCAATCCAGGAGCGGCAACGGGAAGAACGGAAAGAAGAAAGCCGGCGACACAAAACCGCCAGCCAAAGTTGCTGAATCGCCTGCACCAAAACCGCAAGCGAATAATCCAGGTTCCGATCCGGTTGTCGCGATGTCGGCGCCAATTGGCGAAGCGAATAGCACTGCGAATCCGGCTTCATCAGATTCCAGCTCCCCCACTGGCATGTCGGACGCCTCAAAGTCTACTTCAGTCCTGAAGCCGACCGTGGATGCGCTGTCAGCCGGGGACACGCCGCCAAACACGGTTCTGACCATTCCATTCGAACCGGGTGACCAGATTACCACAGGTCCGCCAGGCTGCCCGGTGATCATCGTCGGCAATCGGGTGTGGGACACAAATGCCAAAATCGTGATCTCAACGCTGGAAGGCGAACGCGTAAACGGTGCTTTCACGGCGGTGTCATCAGACGGAAGTCTTTTCGCAGCGGCTGACAAACTTCCGAACCAACAGAACACAAACATCGACGTCTGGGATACTCAGACGGGCAAGAAAAAATTCACCGCTCCGGGCGAAAGTGGTCGCTATTCCGATGCGATTTTGTTGTCATCGAAAACATTGAATGTGGGAGGTCGCTGGTCGGACGAGTTACTGACCTGGGACACATCCAATGGCAATCAACGCAAAGCGCTGAAGCTGCCATCAGCACGCGTCACACCAGGCAACACGACGATCAATCATACTGGCGAATTCATTGCGGCAGTCGCAAACAATCGGCTAATTGTCATCACAACGGCGGGCGGAAAATTGGTTGGGCAGATGCAGACGCCCGCCAATCGTCCCGCCAGCAGCCTTCGCAAGGTGATTGAAAGCCGAAAGAGAGATGATGGCAACGAACTCGTGTATGCATCGCTGCAATCGTTAAGTTTTTCGGCCGACAACATGGAGTTAGCCGGCATTGCCACTCACCCCGAACCTCGGCTACTGTGCTGGAACAATCGAGGCGAGCTCGTGGTGGACGGCCGCATTTCGTTCCACAACCCCGACGTCGATGCGGGCGTGTTAAGCTGGTTTGCAGACGGCGAAGCATGGCTGATCGGCGACGACGTCCTGCATCGGTCCAGCGGTCGCATCGTCGCGACCGCCGACGCCACGCGAAACCATCGCGTTCACCTGTACGACAACGACCACTTGATGGGCGTGTTCGCTGACGCACCGACAAAGCTGTGCGTCAGGAAAATCCCGTGGGAAGCAATCAATCAGTCGCTAAGTATCATCAGCAACTCCGAGGCTGGCTGGATTTCGCCCGGCCGCGCGGTCAGCGTTGAGGTTCTGCTGAAGGACAGTGGCGAAGAGGTACGCAAGACAATTCGGGAAGCGATCGCCGCACGACTATCCAGCGATGGCTTGAGGGTCGAAGATCAGAAGCAGGCTGCTGTGTTTCAGTTAACGGATGATGACCAGGATGGAGCACCAACGCTGAGCCTGGTCGTCACCGGTTCGTCCGATCCCGTTTGGTCGACAACACTCGACACGATGATGGCCCTTGGCGAACTTTGGCAGGATGCAAACGAGTCAACTCGCAAGTCGATGCTGGCCGACCTTGAAACGCAAATCGGCGGTTTGACGACACCGTACTTCGTACCGAAGGACGCCCTGGCAACCGCGCTGCCCGTTGTCCTCAACTAA
- a CDS encoding ATPase, T2SS/T4P/T4SS family — protein sequence MATRYFIRNRGKRLGPLSIDKLHSMAKRGRFGRHFEVSTDGKRWSHADDFPELFPGDNDDDDLELGDDFDDEGGSYDEPLDPYAPLVDDDKPVRRRPGRSSASGGRTSRRRSSRSSEDEGTEQGSSRRRRTPAARSGAVSRRSRDSEDAPSSRRARRSKDDEEAPPKRRKRPASSDDAPDDPPPRKKKKKSAPASNIFDDVEPTQNKKKKRGGLMGFLFGGAEDDSTEPPHLRKLSHIHKTLRSLGFSLDKLIFVGSGGEEVSVREHIGTGDGPHLLGLLTLIGFQSRTTDIHMEPSASGVDVRMRIDGTLVHLVEFPKESVKRLFGIVKVLCETKLGASQDVLEGNYSSVAPGRRSDYRVSFTPSVHGHKVAIRVLDAENAPQTLKQLGAPSSFVRTINGVMTQNAGMVLMCGPTGSGKTTTLYSMLRSVDFKSRNVMTLEDPVEYQINGITQINIDADHGKGFKEMLPALLRQDPDVLLIGEIRDAESAKIAMQATMTGHLVLSTVHAPDTLSTLFRLLDLNADPNMVGSALDLIMSQRLLRTLCDECKVRRRPDKEDKRRLGASARDAIFEPGGCKKCLGTGYSGRRAIFELLDVKKQVGDAIHDKPSIVDLRKAVRSRDFTSLRQNGYSLVGKGVTTFDEVDRVIGVE from the coding sequence GTGGCAACTCGATACTTCATACGCAATCGCGGCAAGCGGCTCGGGCCGTTATCCATCGACAAACTGCATTCGATGGCAAAGCGCGGTCGATTCGGTCGTCACTTTGAAGTATCAACGGACGGCAAACGCTGGTCGCACGCGGACGACTTTCCCGAATTGTTTCCGGGCGACAACGACGATGACGACCTTGAACTCGGCGATGACTTCGACGACGAAGGCGGAAGCTACGACGAGCCCCTCGATCCATACGCTCCGCTGGTCGACGACGACAAACCTGTGCGTCGGCGGCCGGGTCGAAGCAGTGCCAGTGGCGGCCGCACATCTCGACGCCGGTCCTCACGCTCCAGTGAGGACGAAGGGACAGAGCAGGGCAGTTCGCGCCGCCGACGCACTCCGGCCGCGAGAAGCGGTGCAGTTAGCCGACGAAGCCGCGACTCGGAAGACGCGCCGAGTTCTCGCCGAGCTCGACGCTCCAAAGACGACGAAGAAGCTCCACCAAAACGGCGCAAACGACCCGCATCATCGGACGACGCCCCAGACGACCCGCCACCTCGCAAAAAGAAAAAGAAGTCGGCTCCGGCATCGAACATCTTCGACGACGTCGAACCAACACAGAACAAAAAGAAAAAACGCGGCGGGCTGATGGGCTTTCTGTTTGGTGGTGCCGAAGACGACAGCACCGAACCGCCTCACCTGCGAAAACTATCACACATCCACAAGACTCTGCGGAGCCTCGGATTCTCGCTGGACAAGCTCATATTTGTGGGATCGGGCGGAGAAGAAGTCAGCGTGCGGGAACACATCGGCACCGGCGACGGCCCGCACCTGCTGGGCTTGCTGACGCTGATTGGTTTCCAGTCTCGTACAACCGACATTCACATGGAACCATCCGCGTCCGGCGTGGACGTTCGCATGCGCATCGACGGCACGCTTGTTCACCTTGTCGAATTCCCCAAAGAATCCGTCAAGCGATTGTTCGGCATCGTGAAAGTGCTGTGCGAAACCAAACTGGGAGCATCGCAGGACGTGCTGGAAGGCAACTACTCATCGGTAGCTCCCGGGCGACGGTCGGATTATCGAGTCAGCTTTACGCCGTCTGTTCACGGACACAAAGTCGCCATCCGAGTCCTCGACGCCGAAAACGCGCCGCAGACTCTGAAACAGTTGGGAGCCCCGTCGTCCTTCGTTCGCACTATTAACGGCGTGATGACTCAAAACGCCGGCATGGTATTGATGTGCGGCCCAACAGGTTCGGGCAAAACGACGACCCTGTATTCAATGCTGCGAAGCGTGGACTTTAAGTCCCGCAACGTGATGACGCTGGAAGATCCGGTCGAGTACCAGATCAACGGGATCACTCAAATTAACATCGACGCAGATCACGGCAAGGGCTTCAAAGAAATGCTGCCCGCGTTGCTGCGACAGGACCCGGACGTCCTGCTGATCGGTGAAATTCGCGACGCCGAATCCGCTAAAATTGCGATGCAGGCCACCATGACGGGGCACCTCGTGCTGTCCACCGTCCACGCTCCGGACACGCTGTCCACACTGTTCCGCCTGCTGGACCTGAACGCCGACCCCAACATGGTCGGGTCGGCTCTGGACCTGATCATGTCGCAACGCCTGCTCCGAACACTGTGCGACGAATGCAAAGTCCGCCGTCGCCCGGACAAAGAGGACAAACGAAGACTCGGCGCGAGCGCACGCGATGCCATCTTCGAACCGGGCGGCTGCAAAAAGTGTCTCGGTACCGGCTACTCCGGCCGGCGAGCGATCTTCGAGTTACTCGACGTAAAGAAGCAGGTGGGCGACGCAATTCACGACAAGCCCTCCATCGTCGATCTCCGCAAAGCCGTTCGCAGTCGAGACTTCACGTCGCTGCGCCAGAACGGCTATTCGCTGGTCGGGAAGGGCGTCACCACCTTCGATGAAGTCGACCGAGTGATCGGCGTCGAATAA
- a CDS encoding zinc-dependent alcohol dehydrogenase, with protein sequence MNKRRSGCVTDDIIAIPLVHTFVETNMIAGQFTSRRKIELVEIDEPKLADGAAGQIVFQPETTCLCGSDLPFFDGEFEGHEISYPQPTGMSLHEMVGTVVATNGTRWKPGTRVLAVPEGQRGLWERYVLSEERAIALDDRLTDEIALLAQPFGTVVWALKKLPNMIDRDVVVLGLGPIGQMFVAGLRNLGARRIVGIDPVEERTSLALKMGATNVVTGVGSEALADVTNILDGGLPEVVVEAVGHKAQAFNDAVSLTQHHGDILYFGVPPVLLDGLQFKEAMLKNITIRTSLHPDFERTFPLAMQWLAEGRVNLSPLLTHRFPLAKIQNAFDVFRDRKEGAIKVVVDFPAGRRDGANA encoded by the coding sequence TTGAACAAGCGGCGTTCAGGCTGCGTTACGGACGACATCATCGCCATTCCACTGGTTCACACATTCGTTGAGACAAATATGATCGCCGGACAGTTTACATCTCGCCGCAAGATTGAATTGGTGGAAATCGACGAGCCGAAATTGGCCGACGGCGCAGCGGGACAGATCGTCTTTCAACCCGAAACCACCTGTCTGTGTGGGTCGGACCTTCCTTTTTTTGACGGCGAATTCGAAGGCCACGAAATTTCTTATCCTCAGCCCACCGGGATGTCGCTGCATGAAATGGTGGGCACTGTCGTCGCCACGAATGGGACTCGCTGGAAGCCGGGCACTCGCGTTCTGGCGGTCCCCGAGGGGCAGCGGGGGCTGTGGGAACGGTACGTGCTTTCGGAAGAACGAGCCATCGCGCTGGATGATCGGCTGACTGACGAGATTGCGTTGCTGGCTCAACCGTTCGGTACTGTGGTCTGGGCGCTGAAAAAGCTGCCAAACATGATCGACCGAGATGTCGTTGTGCTGGGTCTGGGGCCGATCGGGCAGATGTTCGTCGCCGGACTACGGAATCTGGGAGCTCGCCGGATTGTCGGTATCGACCCAGTCGAGGAGCGGACAAGCCTTGCGCTGAAAATGGGGGCGACGAATGTTGTCACCGGCGTTGGCAGCGAAGCACTGGCGGACGTGACGAACATTCTGGATGGCGGATTGCCCGAAGTCGTTGTCGAAGCCGTGGGGCATAAAGCTCAGGCATTCAACGACGCCGTGTCGCTAACCCAACATCACGGAGACATTCTCTACTTCGGCGTACCGCCGGTGCTGTTGGACGGCTTGCAGTTTAAGGAAGCAATGCTGAAGAACATCACGATTCGAACAAGCCTGCATCCCGACTTTGAACGAACCTTCCCACTGGCGATGCAGTGGCTGGCGGAAGGTCGAGTCAATCTGTCGCCGCTGTTAACTCATCGATTTCCGCTGGCTAAAATCCAGAATGCCTTCGATGTGTTTCGTGATCGGAAGGAAGGAGCAATTAAGGTCGTAGTCGACTTTCCGGCAGGGCGACGCGACGGCGCGAACGCATAA
- a CDS encoding sulfatase-like hydrolase/transferase, producing MHPRILTVKFAAALSVAIALPLPMSSAVAGPKPNIVYVMADELGYYELSCMGHHNFQTPNIDRMASEGIRFTQCLAGSAVCAPTRCVLMTGKHSGHTSVRVNGGGTPLRSGEATIASVLKNVGYATGGFGKWGCGGRGSTGVPEKHGFDTFVGYYDQVHAHSYFPPYIVRNSEEVIPKGNKGGSSGETYSHYVIVDEAMKFITANKDRPFFCYMPITPPHGMFNIPDEDLAWQLFKDKPWPEDAKRYAAMVNMVDRQLGDVFALLKKLQLEDNTLVVFCGDNGGMDYFKSPERPRGFHGPNVNPATGQEFRGQKGQLYEGGLRIPMIARWPGRIAPGQASDLLCYFPDIMPTVAELAGAKTPDDIDGISIVPELFGVDAAGRKQSQHEYLYWEIGRQTAVRMNHWKAVRPKPDAPWELYDLAKDLSETTDVAAQHPDVLAQMERYAAEAHSPAVEGTFHDPAIHEKDRQAKWGSTRPPQKKKAGRVNKLKKQGLLDRAKWKLVRVSSESVGNRKLATNAFDSDPGTWWHTSFQPTADKHPHELVIDLGTEHVIRGFRYLARQDGGWNGAIQKCEFCVSSSPDNFDAPVAKATFTKDRASQEITCDPVSGRYVLIRALSEVNGGPWASAAEFGVVGD from the coding sequence ATGCACCCAAGAATCCTGACCGTGAAATTTGCCGCTGCTCTGTCAGTCGCCATCGCCCTGCCCCTGCCTATGAGTTCTGCGGTGGCGGGACCAAAGCCGAACATTGTGTACGTTATGGCCGACGAACTGGGCTATTACGAATTGTCCTGCATGGGGCATCACAATTTTCAGACGCCCAACATTGACCGCATGGCGTCGGAAGGTATTCGGTTCACTCAGTGCCTGGCCGGATCCGCCGTGTGTGCTCCGACACGCTGCGTTTTGATGACGGGAAAGCACAGCGGCCACACGTCCGTGCGAGTCAACGGAGGTGGTACTCCGCTGCGGTCTGGCGAGGCCACAATTGCGTCTGTGCTGAAGAATGTCGGCTACGCAACGGGCGGCTTCGGCAAGTGGGGCTGCGGCGGACGTGGTTCCACAGGGGTTCCGGAGAAGCACGGCTTCGATACATTCGTCGGCTACTATGATCAGGTTCACGCTCATTCGTACTTTCCGCCATACATCGTGCGGAACAGCGAAGAGGTCATTCCGAAGGGTAACAAGGGCGGCAGCAGCGGTGAGACGTATTCGCACTATGTGATCGTCGACGAAGCGATGAAGTTCATCACTGCCAACAAGGACAGGCCATTCTTCTGCTATATGCCGATCACACCGCCTCATGGGATGTTCAACATCCCCGACGAAGATCTCGCGTGGCAGCTGTTCAAAGACAAGCCATGGCCCGAAGACGCCAAACGCTATGCCGCGATGGTTAACATGGTCGACCGCCAGCTGGGCGACGTTTTCGCTCTGCTGAAGAAGCTGCAGCTGGAGGACAATACGCTGGTTGTCTTCTGCGGCGACAATGGCGGGATGGACTACTTCAAAAGCCCCGAACGCCCACGTGGTTTTCACGGCCCGAATGTGAACCCGGCAACTGGCCAGGAATTCCGCGGTCAGAAAGGGCAGCTTTATGAAGGTGGTTTGCGCATCCCAATGATCGCTCGCTGGCCCGGCAGGATCGCTCCCGGCCAGGCAAGCGACTTGCTGTGCTACTTCCCCGACATCATGCCGACCGTGGCGGAGCTGGCTGGCGCGAAAACGCCAGACGACATCGACGGTATTTCGATCGTGCCGGAACTTTTCGGAGTCGACGCGGCTGGTCGGAAGCAGTCACAGCATGAGTATCTGTACTGGGAAATCGGTCGCCAAACCGCTGTCCGGATGAATCACTGGAAAGCCGTTCGTCCTAAACCCGACGCACCTTGGGAATTGTACGATCTTGCGAAAGACCTGAGTGAAACAACTGACGTCGCGGCTCAACATCCTGACGTGCTCGCCCAAATGGAACGTTATGCCGCTGAAGCTCACTCGCCCGCCGTTGAGGGCACGTTTCACGACCCGGCGATCCACGAAAAGGACAGGCAGGCCAAATGGGGCAGCACGCGACCTCCTCAGAAAAAGAAAGCCGGTCGTGTGAACAAGCTCAAGAAGCAGGGGTTGCTCGATCGGGCGAAGTGGAAGCTTGTTCGAGTCAGCAGCGAATCGGTCGGCAACCGCAAACTGGCCACAAACGCTTTCGACTCAGACCCCGGCACATGGTGGCACACGTCGTTTCAGCCGACCGCTGATAAGCACCCGCACGAATTGGTGATCGATCTTGGAACCGAACACGTGATCCGAGGCTTTCGCTATCTGGCCAGGCAGGATGGTGGTTGGAACGGAGCAATCCAGAAGTGCGAATTCTGTGTCTCATCCAGCCCGGACAACTTTGATGCTCCGGTTGCGAAGGCGACATTCACCAAAGATCGAGCGTCGCAGGAAATCACGTGCGATCCGGTCAGTGGCCGCTATGTTCTGATTCGAGCTCTCTCCGAAGTTAACGGAGGTCCGTGGGCGTCGGCTGCCGAATTTGGCGTGGTGGGCGACTGA